In Macrobrachium rosenbergii isolate ZJJX-2024 unplaced genomic scaffold, ASM4041242v1 171, whole genome shotgun sequence, a genomic segment contains:
- the LOC136838117 gene encoding zinc finger protein OZF-like, producing the protein MNPEHSLELPLKSETEGALSPPSINQENRNMAAFSETSDSNFMSVDPLMDIKAEPEVFLQCNEGDAYSYKRNSAEIEKGSPSVAYWEKNVLNVEGHMPRMNPEHPPEFPLKSETEGALSHPSINQENSNMAAFSETNNDDSLSLDPLMDIKIEPEVFCESNEDDEYSYEMNSVVNEQDPLTCKKEVKQERRNSQNGEKPFRSTDCEKAFYKKINLTSHITIPTREKPFMCKECGTAFSQKKSLTVHMRMHTSDKPFMCKECGKAFSWIVNLTAHMKMHTGEKPFMCKECGKTFSQKPHLTRHMNMHTSEKPFMCKECDRAFSMKQHLTDHMRMHMGEKPFMCKECGTAFSMKHNLAYHMRIHTGEKPFMCKECGKAFSQKPHLTVHMRMHTGEKPFMCKECGKAFSQKQSLTAHLRVHTGEKPFMCKECGKAFSQKPSLTAHMRIHTGEKPFMCKECWKPFSRKSHLTGHMRIHT; encoded by the coding sequence atgaatccagaacattctctagaattacctttgaaaagtgaaactgaaggtgcATTATCACCACCttccataaatcaagaaaacaggAACATGGCTGCCTTTAGTGAAACCAGTGATAGTAACTTTATGTCTGTGGATCCACTGATGGATATCAAGGCAGAGCCAGAAGTATTCTTACAGTGTAATGAAGGTGatgcatattcatataaaagGAATTCAGCTGAGATTGAAAAAGGTTCACCAAGTGTAGCATATTGGgagaaaaatgttttgaatgttgaAGGACACATGCCAAGAATGAATCCAGAACATCCTCcagaatttcctttgaaaagtgaaactgaaggtgcATTATCACACCCttccataaatcaagaaaacagcaacatggcTGCCTTTAGTGAAACCAATAATGATGACTCTTTGTCTCTGGATCCATTGATGGACATCAAAATAGAGCCAGAGGTATTCTGTGAgtctaatgaagatgatgaatattcttatgaaatgaattcagtagTGAATGAACAAGATCCACTAACttgcaaaaaggaagtaaaacaagaaagaaggaatagtcagaatggagagaagcctttcagatccactgactgtgagaaagcattttacaagaaaattaatcttacAAGTCATATCACAATTCCTACcagagagaagccattcatgtgcaaggaatgtgggacagcattttcccagaaaaaaagtcttacagttcatatgagaatgcatactagtgataagccattcatgtgcaaggaatgtgggaaagcattttcctggATAGTAAATCTTACTGCTCATATGaaaatgcatactggagagaagccattcatgtgcaaggaatgtgggaaaacattttcccagaaaccacaTCTTACACGTCATATGAACATGCATACTAgcgagaagccattcatgtgtaAGGAATGTGACAGAGCATTTTCCATGAAACAACATCTTACAgatcatatgagaatgcatatgggagagaagccattcatgtgcaaggaatgtgggacaGCATTTTCCATGAAACATAATCTTGCATatcatatgagaatccatactggagagaagccattcatgtgcaaggaatgtgggaaagcattttcccagaaaccacatcttacagttcatatgaggatgcatactggagagaagccattcatgtgcaaggaatgtgggaaagcattttcccagaaacaaaGTCTTACAGCACATTTGAGAGTgcatacaggagagaagccattcatgtgcaaggaatgtgggaaagcattttcccagaaaccaagtcttacagctcatatgagaatccatactggagagaagccattcatgtgcaaggaatgttgGAAACCATTTTCCAGGAAATCACATCTTACaggtcatatgagaattcatacttga